A genomic region of Blattabacterium cuenoti contains the following coding sequences:
- the trpC gene encoding indole-3-glycerol phosphate synthase TrpC yields MNILEKIIFIKQKEVSKNKILHPIKKLENSSFFERKTLSLVKNIRISHTGIIAEFKCKSPSKGIINNNTTSVEKIVHDYESAGVSGISILTDQHFFSGENENLKKSRSIVSIPILRKDFIIDEYQIIESKSIGADVILLIAGILSKNQINSFSKLAKTLDLEVIIEIHNEFEVDKITDNLDIVGINNRSLQTFTVDYDNCFRLSSKIPNNYIKIAESGIDDVNHILKLRKQGFKGFLIGEYFMKEKDPGKICQFFLESLSKKILMNR; encoded by the coding sequence ATGAATATTCTTGAAAAAATTATTTTTATCAAACAAAAAGAGGTATCCAAAAACAAAATTCTACATCCTATAAAAAAATTGGAAAATAGTTCTTTCTTTGAAAGAAAAACTTTATCTCTCGTAAAAAATATAAGAATAAGCCATACTGGTATTATTGCAGAATTTAAGTGTAAGTCTCCATCTAAAGGAATTATTAATAATAATACGACATCAGTAGAAAAAATAGTTCACGATTATGAATCGGCAGGAGTTAGTGGTATATCTATTCTTACAGACCAACATTTTTTTTCTGGTGAAAATGAAAATTTAAAAAAATCACGTTCTATAGTTTCTATTCCTATATTAAGAAAAGATTTTATTATTGATGAATATCAAATTATAGAGTCTAAATCTATAGGAGCTGATGTAATTTTATTAATTGCCGGAATTCTTTCTAAAAATCAGATAAATAGTTTTTCTAAACTTGCAAAAACTTTGGATTTAGAAGTAATTATTGAAATTCATAATGAATTTGAAGTAGATAAGATTACAGATAATTTGGATATTGTAGGAATTAATAATCGAAGTTTACAAACTTTTACTGTAGATTATGATAATTGTTTTAGATTGTCTTCAAAAATTCCTAATAATTATATAAAAATTGCAGAAAGTGGCATTGATGATGTTAATCACATATTAAAATTAAGAAAACAAGGATTTAAAGGTTTTTTAATTGGAGAATATTTTATGAAAGAAAAAGATCCTGGAAAAATTTGTCAATTTTTTCTTGAGTCTTTATCAAAAAAAATACTAATGAATAGATGA
- the trpD gene encoding anthranilate phosphoribosyltransferase: protein MNKILENLFLEKTLTKQEAKNLFIELSKGKINKTQIVAITTIYNMRNPTLEEIVGFRQAIMEVSIRINLEEFNALDIVGTGGDGKNTFNISTLACFIVAGTGEKVIKHGSFNSSSITGSSNILKGLGYHFTNKEENLKNQLDKIGFCYLHAPIFHPVLSTVSEIRKELGMKTIFNTLGPLLNPGNPKNQLLGVNNLELARIYYYMYQNTRNNYAIIHSLDGYDEITLTSDVKCYSPKGERFYSIEELEIGNKKMKINPHELIGGKNTEENIRIFTSVLSGEGTLAQNKVVLTNATFALSLLNKDSLENNYDKANRSLKSGKAKNILKKLLSL, encoded by the coding sequence ATGAATAAAATATTAGAAAATCTTTTTTTAGAAAAAACATTGACAAAACAGGAAGCTAAAAATCTTTTTATAGAATTATCAAAAGGAAAAATTAATAAAACACAAATCGTAGCTATAACTACTATATATAATATGAGAAACCCAACTTTAGAAGAAATAGTAGGGTTTAGACAAGCTATAATGGAAGTCTCTATAAGAATTAATCTTGAAGAATTTAATGCACTAGATATTGTAGGAACAGGTGGAGATGGAAAAAATACTTTTAATATTTCTACTTTAGCGTGTTTTATAGTAGCAGGGACAGGAGAAAAAGTTATAAAACATGGAAGTTTTAATTCTTCCTCTATCACTGGATCTTCAAATATATTAAAAGGATTAGGATATCATTTTACTAATAAAGAAGAGAATTTGAAAAATCAATTGGATAAAATAGGTTTTTGTTATTTACATGCACCTATATTTCATCCTGTATTGAGCACTGTATCTGAAATTAGAAAAGAACTAGGAATGAAAACTATTTTTAATACACTTGGTCCATTATTAAATCCAGGAAACCCAAAAAATCAATTGTTAGGAGTCAATAATTTAGAATTAGCAAGAATATATTATTATATGTATCAAAACACGAGAAATAATTACGCAATCATTCATAGTTTAGATGGGTATGATGAAATAACACTTACCAGTGATGTCAAATGTTATAGTCCGAAAGGAGAACGATTTTATTCTATAGAAGAATTAGAAATAGGAAATAAAAAGATGAAAATAAATCCTCATGAATTGATAGGAGGAAAAAATACAGAAGAAAATATACGTATATTTACTAGTGTTTTATCTGGAGAAGGAACTTTAGCTCAAAATAAAGTAGTTTTAACAAATGCCACATTTGCATTAAGTTTATTAAATAAAGATAGTCTTGAAAATAATTATGATAAAGCAAACCGTTCATTAAAAAGTGGAAAAGCAAAGAATATTCTAAAAAAATTATTAAGTTTATGA
- a CDS encoding anthranilate synthase component II: protein MMNKILILDNYDSFTYNLVHAVKKLTKNPIQVSRNNEIKLTDVKKYNKIILSPGPGIPDEAHILKPLVKTFASTKSILGVCLGLQAIGEVFGATLLNTKEVYHGISSLIKIVDSQEILFKKLPIEITVGRYHSWIISPHNFPEDLQITAIGKKGEIMALRHKFYDVRGVQFHPESILTPYGEKIIGNWLNLN from the coding sequence ATGATGAATAAAATACTAATTTTGGATAATTATGACTCTTTTACTTATAATCTCGTACATGCTGTAAAAAAATTAACCAAAAATCCTATACAAGTCTCTAGAAATAACGAAATTAAACTTACGGATGTAAAAAAATATAATAAAATTATTCTTTCTCCAGGACCTGGAATACCTGATGAAGCGCATATTTTAAAACCTTTAGTGAAAACTTTTGCTTCTACTAAAAGTATTTTGGGAGTTTGTTTAGGTTTACAAGCAATAGGAGAAGTATTTGGAGCAACTCTTCTAAACACCAAAGAGGTATATCACGGAATATCTAGTTTAATCAAAATTGTAGATTCACAAGAAATTTTATTTAAAAAATTACCTATAGAAATTACAGTTGGACGTTATCACTCTTGGATTATTTCTCCACATAATTTTCCTGAAGATCTTCAGATTACAGCTATTGGAAAGAAAGGAGAAATTATGGCTTTACGTCATAAATTTTATGATGTACGTGGAGTCCAATTTCATCCAGAATCTATTTTAACTCCATATGGAGAAAAAATAATAGGTAATTGGTTGAATTTAAATTAA
- a CDS encoding anthranilate synthase component I family protein, with product MFKFNFRTIQKKILADSTTPIELYLKLRDIFPNTLLLEFSDYKISKNNSSILCLNPVSELILDQNVLRISYPNCVHKHIFINDKLDIKIFIEDFFQKFKNENKSISHYYSGLYGYISYDSIQYFENIQFHAPIKEIYNLPKIRFGFYKNLIVFHHFHHEIYVIEHQFYNIEKKTYINQLIELIQKKNFSSFPFKSIGNRYSNVTDVEYKKMVSLGIKACLRGDVFQIVLSRQFQQKFKGDEFNVYRTLRFINPSPYLFYFDYGSYKLFGSSPESQLIINNQKAYINPIAGTIQRSGDKEKDKKLSKYLTNNLKENAEHVMLVDLARNDLSKNSSNVKVEVFKEIQIFSHVLHMVSKVSGKVEENTSIIKVFGDTFPAGTLSGTPKYKAMELIDKIENQNRGVYGGAIGFFGFNNSCINTAIVIRSFISKNNTLFFQAGAGIVSDSKEKKELEEVNNKLMALFKAIELAKNI from the coding sequence ATGTTTAAATTTAATTTTAGAACTATTCAGAAAAAAATTTTGGCGGATAGTACTACACCAATAGAATTATATTTAAAACTAAGAGATATTTTTCCTAATACATTGTTATTAGAATTTTCTGATTATAAAATTTCCAAAAATAATTCTTCCATTCTTTGTCTAAATCCAGTTTCTGAACTTATTTTAGATCAAAATGTATTACGAATATCATATCCTAATTGTGTTCATAAACATATTTTTATAAATGATAAATTAGATATAAAAATTTTCATAGAGGATTTTTTTCAAAAATTTAAAAATGAAAATAAAAGCATTTCTCATTATTACTCAGGTTTATATGGATATATATCTTATGATAGTATTCAATATTTTGAAAATATTCAATTTCACGCTCCAATTAAAGAAATATATAATCTTCCTAAGATCCGATTTGGTTTTTACAAAAACTTGATTGTATTCCATCATTTTCATCATGAAATATATGTAATTGAACATCAATTTTATAATATTGAAAAAAAAACTTACATAAATCAATTGATAGAATTGATTCAAAAGAAAAATTTTTCATCTTTTCCATTTAAATCTATTGGGAATCGTTACTCAAATGTAACAGATGTAGAGTATAAAAAAATGGTATCTCTTGGAATAAAAGCCTGTTTACGTGGAGATGTTTTTCAAATTGTATTATCTCGTCAATTTCAACAAAAATTTAAAGGAGATGAATTTAATGTATATCGTACTTTGCGATTTATAAATCCTTCTCCATATCTTTTTTATTTCGATTATGGAAGCTATAAATTATTTGGTTCTTCTCCAGAATCACAACTCATCATTAATAACCAAAAAGCTTATATAAATCCAATAGCAGGGACTATACAAAGATCAGGAGATAAAGAGAAGGATAAAAAATTATCCAAATATCTTACAAATAATTTAAAAGAAAATGCAGAACATGTTATGTTAGTAGATTTAGCTAGAAATGATCTGAGTAAAAATTCTTCCAACGTAAAAGTAGAAGTATTTAAAGAAATTCAAATTTTTTCTCATGTATTACATATGGTTTCTAAAGTATCTGGAAAAGTAGAAGAAAATACATCAATTATAAAAGTATTTGGTGATACTTTTCCTGCGGGAACTCTTTCTGGAACACCTAAATATAAAGCTATGGAATTGATTGATAAAATTGAAAATCAAAATAGAGGGGTATATGGAGGAGCTATTGGTTTTTTTGGATTCAATAATTCTTGTATTAATACTGCCATAGTGATTCGTTCTTTTATAAGTAAAAATAATACTCTGTTCTTTCAAGCTGGAGCAGGTATCGTTTCTGATTCTAAAGAAAAAAAAGAATTAGAAGAGGTAAATAATAAGTTGATGGCCTTATTTAAAGCTATAGAATTAGCTAAAAATATATGA
- a CDS encoding putative porin, protein MTIILLTFFLFVSPNMGEKKTENVEFYHPTYQDYKFWTEENNLKKFFLEKSFSIKKYYSHNFFKNDNIGYFLNKNLFIPNKYETYIRENFNENMPKRIFFFKDPFFYREKIQYFDVKTPITEIFYINNFFEKEKTLGGFFSQNFNEKINYSIEYRNSNLKNELDLKKSKDLALATFNYQDKKNNYNYKLWGHYIYQKFYIKEKEEFPKWNIRNYENIFFYHKKLIHRRFYINFVKKIYSIQEKNRSLFLKTYMEYEKYSKGHLYQNLQKKINHYYLRNGLFLIFNQKKINIEVGSIFDRIHYQLLNNIFFNKNKNINSLSIQTKVHYPINNVFEFYSNGKWIIENNNIKKSHIQANIVLNTFLISKFRFFTQFRINENNNGIYNNFIPIHVLKNNQDFYKNEQENIFFFNREKVLNFYLSSYEKKYCIFFYISRLNHSYQDDKEIEKFLYRKYIHLYGFKIETTHDIWKFQLNNILLYQKYNSDPLIFSIPNFLYRSTIFYKNNYFHKALFIQTGFSFHYLSKFDHQKIYYPFNFKTFFKEKECIKNKIGGIPFVDYFFNFKIYRTIFYFNIQNIGFYDIYNPNKLFIKTGFLWNLFT, encoded by the coding sequence ATGACAATAATCCTTTTGACTTTCTTCCTTTTTGTATCTCCTAATATGGGAGAAAAAAAAACAGAAAATGTGGAATTTTATCATCCTACTTATCAGGATTACAAATTTTGGACAGAAGAAAATAATCTAAAAAAATTTTTTTTAGAAAAATCTTTTTCCATAAAAAAATATTATTCTCATAATTTCTTTAAAAATGATAATATTGGGTATTTTTTAAATAAAAATCTGTTTATTCCTAATAAATACGAAACATATATACGAGAAAATTTTAACGAAAACATGCCTAAAAGAATATTTTTTTTTAAGGATCCTTTTTTTTATCGTGAAAAAATTCAATATTTTGATGTTAAAACTCCTATTACAGAAATTTTTTATATAAATAATTTTTTCGAAAAAGAAAAAACATTAGGTGGTTTTTTTTCTCAAAATTTTAATGAAAAAATTAATTATTCCATAGAATATAGAAACTCTAATTTAAAAAATGAACTTGACTTAAAAAAAAGTAAAGATTTAGCATTAGCGACCTTTAATTATCAAGATAAAAAAAATAATTACAATTATAAATTATGGGGACATTATATTTATCAAAAATTTTATATAAAAGAAAAAGAAGAATTTCCAAAATGGAATATTAGAAATTATGAAAACATTTTTTTTTATCATAAAAAATTAATTCATAGAAGATTTTATATAAATTTTGTTAAAAAAATTTATTCTATACAAGAAAAAAATAGATCATTATTTTTGAAAACTTATATGGAATATGAAAAATATTCTAAAGGTCATTTATATCAAAATTTACAAAAGAAAATCAATCATTATTATTTAAGAAATGGTTTATTTTTAATTTTTAATCAAAAAAAAATCAATATAGAAGTAGGATCTATTTTTGATAGAATACATTATCAATTATTAAATAACATATTTTTTAATAAAAATAAAAATATCAATAGTTTATCAATACAAACAAAAGTCCATTATCCTATTAATAATGTTTTCGAATTTTATTCAAATGGAAAATGGATTATAGAAAATAATAATATTAAAAAATCTCATATTCAGGCTAATATTGTGTTAAATACATTTTTAATTTCCAAATTTCGCTTTTTCACTCAATTTAGAATTAATGAAAATAATAATGGTATTTACAATAATTTTATTCCTATTCATGTTTTAAAAAATAATCAAGATTTTTATAAAAATGAACAAGAAAATATATTTTTTTTTAACAGAGAAAAAGTTCTAAATTTTTATTTAAGTTCTTATGAAAAAAAATATTGTATTTTTTTTTATATATCTAGATTGAATCATTCTTATCAAGATGATAAAGAAATAGAAAAATTTTTATATCGTAAATATATCCACTTATATGGATTTAAAATCGAAACGACACATGATATATGGAAGTTTCAATTAAATAATATTTTATTATATCAAAAATATAATTCTGATCCATTAATTTTTTCTATTCCAAATTTTTTATATAGAAGTACAATATTTTATAAAAATAATTACTTTCATAAAGCGTTATTTATACAAACAGGTTTTTCTTTTCATTATTTAAGTAAATTTGATCACCAAAAAATTTATTATCCTTTTAATTTTAAAACTTTTTTTAAAGAAAAAGAATGTATAAAAAATAAAATTGGAGGAATTCCTTTTGTTGATTATTTCTTTAATTTTAAAATATATAGAACTATATTTTACTTCAACATTCAAAATATAGGATTTTATGACATTTATAATCCTAATAAATTATTTATTAAAACAGGTTTTTTATGGAATCTTTTTACTTAA
- a CDS encoding glycoside hydrolase family 73 protein has translation MNKFFYFILFFLMSLFSFSQDRNGINGKDIEIENVIKYVKTYAVFAIEEMEKFGIPASIKLGQGILESSSGTSYLSKATNNHFGIKCGKNWMGDVYFYDDDNPKECFRKYNSVQESFHDHSKFLQQPRYSKLFQLKKDDYQAWAVELKKAGYATSLNYANLLIDQINKYYLWKFDKTPSFSIEKRINQYLNDMNDIMKKNKNKDSFFIKFSKKLRFFYKIFILIKQKFNHVKINHFLN, from the coding sequence ATGAATAAGTTTTTTTATTTTATATTATTCTTTTTAATGTCTTTGTTTTCTTTTTCACAAGATAGGAATGGGATAAATGGGAAAGATATAGAAATTGAAAATGTAATTAAATATGTTAAAACATATGCTGTTTTTGCTATTGAAGAAATGGAAAAATTTGGAATTCCGGCTAGTATTAAATTGGGGCAAGGTATTTTAGAATCTTCTAGTGGAACTAGCTATTTATCTAAAGCTACGAATAATCATTTTGGAATTAAATGTGGAAAAAATTGGATGGGTGATGTTTATTTTTATGATGATGATAATCCGAAAGAGTGTTTTCGAAAATATAATTCTGTGCAAGAATCTTTTCATGATCATTCTAAATTTTTACAACAACCACGTTATTCGAAATTATTTCAATTAAAAAAAGATGATTATCAAGCTTGGGCTGTAGAACTAAAAAAAGCCGGTTATGCTACTTCTTTAAATTATGCCAATTTGTTAATTGATCAAATCAACAAATATTATTTATGGAAGTTTGATAAAACTCCTTCTTTTAGTATAGAAAAAAGAATTAATCAATATTTGAATGATATGAATGATATAATGAAAAAAAATAAAAATAAAGATTCTTTTTTTATAAAATTTAGTAAAAAATTACGTTTTTTTTATAAAATTTTTATTTTAATCAAACAAAAATTTAATCATGTAAAAATTAATCATTTTTTGAATTAA
- the gcvH gene encoding glycine cleavage system protein GcvH, whose translation MNPNNLRYSKNHEWICMPDDKNNAYVGITHFAQNELGDIVYLDIEDSIIGEKIKAENSFGTIEAVKTVSDLFMPISGYILEINNQLLSKPELINKISYCEGWIIRIKILEFKEYDKLMSYTEYQKYIHKSM comes from the coding sequence ATGAATCCTAATAATTTAAGGTATAGTAAAAATCATGAATGGATATGCATGCCTGATGACAAAAATAATGCTTATGTAGGTATTACTCATTTTGCTCAAAATGAGTTAGGAGATATTGTTTACTTAGATATAGAAGATTCTATAATAGGGGAAAAAATAAAAGCAGAGAATTCATTTGGAACAATAGAAGCGGTAAAAACAGTTTCAGATTTATTTATGCCTATTTCGGGTTATATTCTTGAAATTAATAATCAATTATTATCCAAACCAGAATTAATTAATAAAATTTCTTACTGCGAAGGATGGATTATAAGAATAAAAATTCTAGAATTTAAGGAATATGATAAATTAATGTCTTATACAGAATACCAAAAATATATACATAAATCTATGTAA
- a CDS encoding heavy metal translocating P-type ATPase: protein MKKQKIFDFLDDEKIADKIIDFKHKNITTVRFLIPSIHCSSCVLILESLSKIHHNIFNSTVDFTSKQVRITFDHIALKISDIAEFLSRMGYKPSVNFESIENKKNNPNLFGRKLIGKLAISFFCFGNIMLLAIPEYVGAKQDIWFLENRNFFRYLMVILSLPVVMFSFIDHIKYAVLGLKKHVLNMNVPISIGILVLFLWSCYEVFFDLGSGYFDSLSSFSLFLLMSKIFQIHTHNKILSFDKNYKSFYPVLITKIHNNEKKEKIFLSLLKKGDMILIRNEEIVPADSVLIKGNAVLDNSFITGESYLINKKMGERIYAGSKQKGEAIIIKVIKNVDHSYLSLLWNKSKSNQSRHKKLFDLNSISTKFSQYFTPVILIISIITGIYWSFSNDVSKIFQTVFSVLIITCPCALVLSTPLIFGNIIRFFSKKGFYVKDIFTMEKISLAKTLIFDKTGTITDLNKEKIFFVGNMKNEEKKIIASLLKNSSHPLSQKILSELSVKNFYLIKNFKEIIGKGLEGVIKNIPVKIGSAKYLEIKNKMMNENDINQTTVFISINNKFVGYFLFRNFYREGIEKMFQNLKKYKIIILSGDHNNLEEKYLKSILPKSSKVYFNQSPEDKLNYVKKLQRKGERIIMFGDGINDCAALNQSEVGISVSENTTSFFPSCDAFMQSNCLNKIFLFLKISKVSSKLVLINFMISLFYNSIGIFFAITGNLKPFIAAILMPLSSFSVIFFSVISTWIISRKLIF from the coding sequence ATGAAAAAACAGAAAATTTTTGATTTTCTTGATGATGAAAAGATTGCAGATAAAATAATTGATTTTAAACATAAAAACATTACCACAGTTCGTTTTTTAATTCCTTCTATTCACTGTAGCTCTTGTGTTTTGATTTTGGAAAGTTTATCTAAAATACATCATAACATTTTTAATTCTACTGTTGATTTTACTAGTAAACAAGTCCGGATTACTTTTGATCATATTGCTTTAAAAATAAGTGATATAGCTGAGTTTCTTTCTCGAATGGGGTATAAACCATCTGTCAATTTTGAATCAATAGAAAACAAAAAAAATAATCCAAATTTATTTGGAAGAAAATTGATAGGAAAACTAGCTATTTCTTTTTTTTGTTTTGGAAATATTATGCTTTTGGCAATTCCAGAATATGTTGGGGCTAAACAAGATATATGGTTTTTGGAAAATCGTAATTTTTTTCGCTATCTCATGGTCATTTTATCTTTACCTGTAGTAATGTTTTCTTTTATTGATCATATAAAATATGCTGTATTAGGATTAAAAAAACATGTTTTGAATATGAATGTTCCAATTTCTATTGGAATATTAGTTCTGTTTTTATGGAGTTGTTATGAAGTTTTCTTTGATTTAGGTTCTGGGTATTTTGATAGCCTTTCTAGCTTTTCATTATTTCTCCTTATGAGCAAAATCTTTCAAATACACACACATAATAAAATTTTATCTTTTGATAAAAATTATAAATCTTTTTATCCAGTTTTAATAACAAAAATACATAATAATGAAAAGAAAGAAAAAATTTTTCTTTCTCTTTTAAAAAAAGGAGATATGATTTTAATAAGAAATGAGGAAATTGTACCTGCTGATTCTGTATTAATAAAAGGGAATGCAGTATTAGATAATAGTTTTATTACAGGAGAATCCTATTTGATTAATAAAAAAATGGGAGAAAGAATATACGCTGGTTCTAAACAAAAAGGAGAAGCTATTATTATAAAAGTGATAAAAAATGTAGATCATAGTTACTTAAGTTTATTATGGAATAAAAGTAAATCTAATCAGTCTCGTCATAAAAAATTATTTGATTTGAATTCAATATCTACTAAATTTAGTCAATATTTTACTCCTGTTATTTTGATAATTTCAATCATAACTGGAATATATTGGTCTTTTAGTAATGATGTTTCAAAAATTTTTCAGACAGTTTTTTCCGTTTTGATTATTACTTGTCCTTGTGCTTTAGTCCTTTCTACTCCATTAATTTTTGGAAATATTATACGTTTTTTTTCCAAAAAGGGTTTTTATGTAAAAGATATTTTCACAATGGAAAAAATTTCTTTAGCCAAAACTTTAATTTTTGATAAAACGGGAACTATAACTGATCTAAATAAAGAAAAAATTTTTTTTGTAGGAAATATGAAAAATGAAGAAAAAAAAATTATAGCTTCTTTATTAAAAAACTCAAGTCATCCTTTAAGTCAAAAAATATTATCAGAATTATCTGTAAAAAATTTTTATTTGATAAAAAATTTTAAAGAAATTATAGGGAAAGGATTAGAAGGGGTCATTAAAAATATACCAGTTAAAATCGGTTCTGCAAAATATTTGGAAATTAAAAATAAAATGATGAATGAAAACGATATTAATCAAACAACAGTTTTTATTTCTATTAATAATAAGTTTGTAGGTTATTTTCTATTTAGAAATTTCTATCGTGAAGGAATAGAAAAAATGTTTCAAAATTTAAAAAAATATAAAATTATTATTCTTTCTGGAGATCATAATAATTTAGAAGAAAAGTATTTGAAATCGATTTTACCAAAATCAAGTAAAGTTTATTTTAATCAAAGTCCAGAAGATAAACTAAATTATGTTAAAAAATTACAAAGAAAAGGAGAAAGAATTATAATGTTTGGAGATGGAATTAATGATTGTGCGGCTTTAAATCAAAGTGAAGTAGGAATTTCTGTATCCGAAAATACAACGAGTTTTTTTCCAAGTTGTGACGCTTTTATGCAATCCAATTGTTTGAATAAAATTTTTTTATTTTTAAAAATATCCAAAGTATCTTCAAAATTAGTCTTGATTAATTTTATGATTAGTTTGTTTTATAATAGTATAGGTATTTTTTTTGCAATAACCGGGAATTTAAAACCTTTTATAGCTGCTATTTTAATGCCTTTGAGTTCTTTTTCCGTTATTTTTTTTTCTGTTATATCTACTTGGATTATTTCACGAAAATTAATATTTTAG
- the ccoS gene encoding cbb3-type cytochrome oxidase assembly protein CcoS, which translates to MDILIIMILSSISLGAFFLIFFLICLYSGQFDDYESPSVRILIDDF; encoded by the coding sequence ATGGATATATTAATTATTATGATATTATCTAGTATTTCTTTAGGAGCATTTTTTCTCATATTTTTTTTAATTTGTCTTTATTCTGGACAATTTGATGATTATGAATCTCCTAGTGTTAGAATTTTAATTGATGATTTTTGA